AGGAAAGCTTCTCGCATCATTTTGTTTTGGATGGCTTGCGCGAGCGATTGGCGCAGCAAGTTGACCTTAAAGAACTGCAACTTGTCTTCGGGAACCTGCTGGCCGGTTTTTTCAATCGCTTCGTTGATTTTCGCTTCGACCTTGGGCATCAAATCGCCCAACAAAATCGGTGTTTGGCCAACGACGGCGACAATCGCCGCAGGATCGGTCGGCAGATCGACTTCTGCACCTCCCCCGGCTCCGGGTGCTCGCGCACCGGTTCCCTGGGCAATCGCCGTTGAAGCGACCAAGACAAGAGCAACAAAGGAGAGATGGCGCGGCAACATTCCGTATCCTGCAAGAAGACAACGGGGAAAAACGATCAGGTTGCTTCGGCTTGTAGAACGCCGGCGGTTGCCAAGGCAATAGGAAAAACAGGGCTGGCATAGAGCTGGTGATCAACCGAGGGCAAGAATCACGGCATGCAGGAGAAAAACGAGCGGTTCGGAGAGTCGACCAAATCGTGAAGGTTGATATCCCCACAACGGTGGCCCGTGATGTAGAATAATGGCCTGCCCTACCGGACTGTCGATTGGTCCTCCTACCCCGCCCTCTAGCGGACACCTGCCGCGTGTCTTGCTGAAAACGCTTGCCTCGCCGAAAGGCTGAAAGGTCGTTCCATGCTCAACCGCAGACAGCTACTTCAAGGATTGGCAGCCGGTGCCGCAATTGGCCCCACGCTGAACCCCGATCGCGTGCTGGGTTCGCCCGCCAGCAACACGAACGCGAAACGCATCGTTTTCTTCATGCAGAACCAAGGCTTCGATCCGAAGACGTGCGTTCCCGATGGCATGAGCAGCAGCGGATCGCTGGCCAAAGCCAAGCTGCCCGAACCGATCAGCGCTTTGGAACCTTACAAAGATCGGCTGCACATCATCAACGGCCTGCACGGCCGGCACACCAGTCCATCGCACAGCGCATTTTTCGGCGCCCTGGGCGGCTATCGCGGCAGCGACGGGGTGCCGCCAAGTGCACCGACGATCGACTATGAGCTCAGCAAGGTTCTGCCACAAACGCTGTTGCCGCATTTGTGCATTGGCATGGATTCGATCGAGAACATGTCGACCAAGCCAACGATTGCAACGCTGTCGGCCAGTGGTGCGGGGCAACCAATCTTCATGCATTCGAACCCGAACCATCTGTACCAGATGCTGTACGGCGGCATCTCGACCGGCGACATTCGCCTGCAACATGAAGCACGATCGAATGTGCTTAGCCAGATCGAAAAGATGGCGGTCAACAAGGGCATGTCTTTGCCGGCGTCCGATCAAAATCGTTACGGTCAGTTTGTCGAAGGCTTCAAAGAAATCAACGGCCTGCGAGACCGGCTGGACACAGTTGCCGATCACTTGCGGAAGTTCGCACCCGTGGTGGACGAGCGATACACGAAACCTGAATTCGAAACCGACTGGCACGACGTGCTGTTGGACCTTGGCATCTCGGCGCTGACATCGGGCATCACCAACACGCTGACGATCGGTTCAGGACGCGGCGAGATCTTTGGTGCGTGGAAGGGACTTGGCATCGATCAACAGGGCCACAACCTGGGACACATGGACCAGCCAGACAATCCGATCTGGATCAAGATTCGCCAGTACAACAGTCGCATGTTGGTGCGGATCATGGAAGCCTTGGAAAGCATCCCCGAAGGCAGTGGCACGATGATGGACCACACGCTAATCGTCTACACCAGCAACAACGCGGACAAGCAACACACCAACGGCGCGAACTGGCCGGTGATGTTGCTGGGCAACTTGGACGGTGCTTTCAAGACAGGCTGCTTCACCCAACTGGACGGCAATCGACCAATCAATGCGTTGTATGCATCGTTGTTGCAGGCGGCCGGCCAAAACTGCGATCGCTTCAATATGGACGACAAAATCGCAGGCAAGTTCGACAATGGAGTTGGACCGCTGAAGGAAGTGCTCGCATGATCAAGGCTAGGTCCGCTTGGGTGCTGGGGCAGACATTGGTTTGGATGTCGTTTTTTTCAGCATCGACAGCAAATGCCGAAACCTACACGCCTGGTCAGAAGTTCGATAAAGACTTTGAAACGTATGCACAGTCTTTTCTTGGCGATCACTGCGTCGACTGTCACGGCGACTCGGATCCCGAAGGCAATCTATCGCTTCATGATCTGGGACCAATCGACGAAGTCAACGCGGCGACGTGGCGAAGCGTCTGGGCGCAAGTCACGCTGCGTGAAATGCCGCCCAAAGACATGACACAACCCGAGGTGATCGAGCGATTGCAGTTCACGGACGGGATCGTCAGCGAGATGACTCGCGTCATGCAGGACAAAGGCGGTTTCTTCGACCACCTTGATCCGAACAAAGGAAACTTTTTGGATCACGACCTGCTGTTCGGCCCGCTGCCGGACGGCATCAAGTTGGCACCGACATCATCGCCCGCTCGCATTTGGCGACTCACGCCGCAAGAACACATCACGCGTCTGAACGAACTGATCAATCACGAACCGGCGTTCGATCCGTCCAAGCCAGGACTACGCAGCCATGGTGACGTCGTCCCGACCAATCACGGTGGCGAACTGAAGCTCTACTTCGGCGTCGATCGAATCATCAAGTGGCAAGGCGGAACCGTGGCGTACGCCACCGCAGTCAAGAGCGTGCCCGCCGTTCTGTCATCCGCTCGTGACCATGGACTCGAAAACTATCCCAACTTCTATTCGGTCAACAGCGCCGAGGCGACTCAGATTCTTGGCGTTGCCAACGACATCATTCGCTACATGGCCGAAGGTCCACTCAGCATCGCCGAGCCGTATCAGATCACGGACGACCCAAATTCCATCGCCGACAAAATGAAAGGCGACCTGCGCGGCTTGCCTACTAGTCTTGTGTACGGCACAAAGATCGAACGTCCGCTGACGCCGGTCTACGACCTGATGAAAGACGACGGTGTCACTGACGAGCGTTTACGAGCGGCGGTGGACTTTCTGTTCGAATCGCTGACGTTCCGTCCACCGACCAACAAGGAATCGAACCAGTATTTGACGATCGTCAAACGTTCGATCGAAAAACTGGGCAAACAAGATGGCGCAGTCCTAGGACTGTCGGCGATCTTCCTCGATCGGGATGCGTTATTCCGACCCGAACTAGCCAGCACTGGCAAAGCCGACCGCAACGGTCGCGTCATGCTAAGGGACTGGGAACTTGGCTTGGCTGTCAATCACGCCCTGCGGTACATCAAACCCGACGATGAACTCCGCGGCGCGATCCTGGATGGCCGCATGCGAACGCGGTCGGATGTCGAGCGTGAAGTCGAGCGGATGCTGGCGGATGACAGCATTCGCAAGCCTCGTGTGCTGCGGTTCTTTCGCGAATTCTTTGATTACGACCTCGGTGGCTACATCTGCAAAGATAACAAAGCGCTAGCCGAGACCGGCGTTAGCACGCGAGGCACGGCGCACTACAGCAGCATGTTCGACGCCACCGCCAGCACGGATCGTTTGATCGAAATGATCCTGCAAGACGACAAAGATGTGCTGAAGCAGTTACTGACGACGGATAAAGTCGTCGCCACCGAAACGGACAAAGTTTACTTTGGCCGAAAACGAACGGAAAAGGAAATTGCCGACTCGGTCGCCGCAGCCAAAAAAGCAGCAGCCGACGCCGCAAAGTTAGAAGCAGCCGAACTGGAAGCTTGGAAGCTGGCCAACCCTGGCAAGAAACCACCGAAGCCAGCTAAAGAGGCAGCCAAGGCGAGGCGAGATAACATCAATCACGAAGTCGAAGAAGCGGACCTTTCCGGTCCGAACATCTACGCTCGTGTTGGTCGGCGCAGCTTTGGCGCCGGCTCGATGAAACCAGAACGAATCTTGGCGACCGCCCCCGAGGGCCAGCGTTTGGGACTGCTGACGCATCCGAGTTGGTTAGTGTCGCATTCCGACGCGATGGACAATCACGCCATCCGACGTGGCCGATGGGTTCGCGAACGCTTGCTGGGTGGCGGCATTCCCGATGTGCCGATCACCGTCGACGCGATGCTGCCGGACGAGCCCAAAAACACGCTACGCCAGCGGATGCGAGTCACCACCGAAACGTACTGCTGGACCTGTCACGAAAAAATGGATCCGCTTGGATTGCCGTTTGAAATGTTCAACCACGCCGGCCTGTACCGCGAAACCGAACTCAACAAACCCGTCGACTCGACCGGCGAGATCATCGATTCGGGCGACCCGGGCCTCGATGGCAAAGTCGACAACGCCATTGAAATGATCCAGCGACTGGCTGATAGCGAGCGAGTGGAACAAGTTTTTGTTCGCCACGCTTTCCGTTTCTGGATGGGCCGCAACGAAACGATCAACGACGCACCCGTTCTGCAAGCAGCTCATCGGGCTTACAAAGACGACGGTGGCAGCATGAAAGCGATGCTGGTTTCGCTGCTGACGTCAGACGCGTTCCTCTATCGCACGCGATCCGAAACGACGCTCGCCGCCGCGAACTGAATCGGCAATTTTTATCTCGTACTCAAACTCTACGTCCGTCGAAATGGTGTCGCCAATCCGAGTCGCATTTGTTGGCCTCATCGTTACGGCTGCATCGTTCTCGCTTGATTCCGCGACGTTGGCACAAGATCGCTGGCCCGACGTCCGAGGGCCCGAGCGGAATTACCACCTGACTTCGTCGTCGGCGTATCCGACGAAGTGGAGCGTCGCCACCGATAAAAACATTCGCTGGCGAATGCCCTTGCCGGAAACCGGCCACAGCGGCATCGCTGCCTGGGGCGACCGGCTGTTTCTGACTTGTTTCCGAAAGCTAGACGAAGCCGACAACGGCCCTCAAGGCACGTGGGTTTCGCAGACACGCGGGTATTGCTTGGATTCAAATACCGGCAAAATTCTCTGGTTCTGTGACTTACCAGGCCAGCGGCCGAACCAAGTCAACGGCACGTTCACGGATTCAACGACGCCGACGCCAATCACCGATGGCAAGCATGTCTGGTTCGTCAGCGCTGGCGGATTCATGGCCTGTCACACCGTGGACGGCCAAAGAGTGTGGGCAAATGGATTCGAAGTTCGCACGAAACATTCCGCTAAACAATTCCAGCCGTTCCTGCACGACGGGAATCTGTACTACACGATGATGCGAGACGCGGACGATCCGCTCAGGCGCCCGCAAACGGCCACCGACTATGACAAGAACAGCAAGTCCGGCTGGCCCTGGATGCACGTTCGACGATTCGATGCGCTCACCGGCGATCCCACCGGAATCATTCCGGATGGAATCAGTGTTCACAGCAAAGGTGCGCTCGGATTGCTGCGGGGCGAAACCGTCTTGCTGCACGCCAAAGGTGGCAGCCACAGCCCGCCCGAAAAACCCTACGGCATCAGCCTCACTCGGCTCGACGACCAACAAACCCTGCTCTGGGAACAACCAGGACTGTCGTTCGAAGGCACCCACTTCATCGACGCGAAACACGCTTACTGTTTCGACAAAGATGACTTCGTCGTGCTGGACCTTGCCACAGGCGAGACCGTCAAACGGATCCGCGTTCGCGGCGCTGGACGCCTGACTGCGTATGATGAAACCGCCGGCCGCTACCAATCGGCCGTCGATGCTTCGAACCTAAAACCAAAGAATCTGCAAACTCACCGCACCAACATCGGCGTCGGCCGATACCATTTTTTCATGAGCGGCCAGCCCGGCATCCTCGGCCGCATCGATTTGCAAACCGACGAGGTGAGTTACCTGCAAGTACCGATCCAAGTCGTCGTTGAAAACGGCACCCGCAAATTCTCGTGGACTGACTTCCAGGCCGGTGACGACACGGGTTCTGGCTTCAAAGTCGAAGGCGACCGGCGACGTCTTGGCCACGGCTTCGGACACATTTCGGCCGCGACACCAATCGTCGTCAACAACCACATCTACTTTTCAACGGTACTAGGAACGACCTACGTTATCGACGCCAGCCACGAAGAGTTTGACGAACACTCACTCGTCGCTGTCAACGACTTAGGCCCGCCCGGCGAAACTTGGACCCTCGCCCCCTTCTCTGCCGCCGGCGGACACCTTTACCAACGCACCGCCAAAGAAATCATCTGCATCGGCGATCGACCTTAAATTCGAGCTTAGTATTTTTTCGAGATTCGAAGTAGCCAACGACCCCCTGCCACTTGCGGAGCACCATTCCCCCGGCACAAAATTATTACTAGCAGCTGTTAGCCCGGACACCCCTGAGTGTTTGTCCCACCTACCCCTAGCCAGTACTGAGATCATTAATGACGCGATCTTCCTTTTTTGCTGGACAGTCTCACAGTTCTCGATCTCGCCGCTTGCGACTAGCAGCGATTGCCCTGGGCATCAGCGTCGGAACACTCATTGCAATTGATTCGGCATCGGCACAAACGACTTGGGCTTTCCCAACTTCGGGAACTTGGTCTGACAGTACGAAGTGGAGCACGAACGTCGTTCCCGACAACGTGGCCGAAAACGTATTGATCGATCAAACAGGCACTTACACCGTCACGCTTGACGACAACAGGTCGATCAACAATCTCACGCTCAACGCGGCCGACGCAACCCTCAGCCACACCTCTGGCACCTTGTCGCTAAATGGCGCCATCAGCGTTACGGCTGGGCGATACGAATTAAGCAACGGCACGATTGAGGGAGGAATGGTTGTTGGTAGCGAACTTGCCTATCTAGGCGGCACGCTCAAGGGCGTTTCGGTTACCGGTGATTTGAACTTGTCTGAATCAGGCAGCTCGGTTGGACTCGCAGGCGGTACCACGATCGCCGGTGATGTAACGGTCGATAACTACTCAACCTTGTCTCTTGAACAAGTCCATGCCTTTAGCAACCAAACGATGACGCTAGGTGAAGCGGGTGGTGCGTCGTCGGGGACACTCTATGTTGCCACGGGTGGCGGCATGAATGTCGATAACACTGCGACAGTCAACTTGAAGTCAGGCAATCTGTATCTGCAAGGTGCACTGGTCAACGATGGAACCATCCTGGCCGACGAAGCGACTTCCGTGAGTATTGACGACTTCGGCGGCGGCGTCTTTACTAACACCGGCACCGTGACGTCAACCAACGGAGCCAACCTGAGCA
The DNA window shown above is from Rubripirellula reticaptiva and carries:
- a CDS encoding DUF1588 domain-containing protein, which produces MSFFSASTANAETYTPGQKFDKDFETYAQSFLGDHCVDCHGDSDPEGNLSLHDLGPIDEVNAATWRSVWAQVTLREMPPKDMTQPEVIERLQFTDGIVSEMTRVMQDKGGFFDHLDPNKGNFLDHDLLFGPLPDGIKLAPTSSPARIWRLTPQEHITRLNELINHEPAFDPSKPGLRSHGDVVPTNHGGELKLYFGVDRIIKWQGGTVAYATAVKSVPAVLSSARDHGLENYPNFYSVNSAEATQILGVANDIIRYMAEGPLSIAEPYQITDDPNSIADKMKGDLRGLPTSLVYGTKIERPLTPVYDLMKDDGVTDERLRAAVDFLFESLTFRPPTNKESNQYLTIVKRSIEKLGKQDGAVLGLSAIFLDRDALFRPELASTGKADRNGRVMLRDWELGLAVNHALRYIKPDDELRGAILDGRMRTRSDVEREVERMLADDSIRKPRVLRFFREFFDYDLGGYICKDNKALAETGVSTRGTAHYSSMFDATASTDRLIEMILQDDKDVLKQLLTTDKVVATETDKVYFGRKRTEKEIADSVAAAKKAAADAAKLEAAELEAWKLANPGKKPPKPAKEAAKARRDNINHEVEEADLSGPNIYARVGRRSFGAGSMKPERILATAPEGQRLGLLTHPSWLVSHSDAMDNHAIRRGRWVRERLLGGGIPDVPITVDAMLPDEPKNTLRQRMRVTTETYCWTCHEKMDPLGLPFEMFNHAGLYRETELNKPVDSTGEIIDSGDPGLDGKVDNAIEMIQRLADSERVEQVFVRHAFRFWMGRNETINDAPVLQAAHRAYKDDGGSMKAMLVSLLTSDAFLYRTRSETTLAAAN
- a CDS encoding serine/threonine protein kinase — encoded protein: MVSPIRVAFVGLIVTAASFSLDSATLAQDRWPDVRGPERNYHLTSSSAYPTKWSVATDKNIRWRMPLPETGHSGIAAWGDRLFLTCFRKLDEADNGPQGTWVSQTRGYCLDSNTGKILWFCDLPGQRPNQVNGTFTDSTTPTPITDGKHVWFVSAGGFMACHTVDGQRVWANGFEVRTKHSAKQFQPFLHDGNLYYTMMRDADDPLRRPQTATDYDKNSKSGWPWMHVRRFDALTGDPTGIIPDGISVHSKGALGLLRGETVLLHAKGGSHSPPEKPYGISLTRLDDQQTLLWEQPGLSFEGTHFIDAKHAYCFDKDDFVVLDLATGETVKRIRVRGAGRLTAYDETAGRYQSAVDASNLKPKNLQTHRTNIGVGRYHFFMSGQPGILGRIDLQTDEVSYLQVPIQVVVENGTRKFSWTDFQAGDDTGSGFKVEGDRRRLGHGFGHISAATPIVVNNHIYFSTVLGTTYVIDASHEEFDEHSLVAVNDLGPPGETWTLAPFSAAGGHLYQRTAKEIICIGDRP
- a CDS encoding DUF1552 domain-containing protein, yielding MLNRRQLLQGLAAGAAIGPTLNPDRVLGSPASNTNAKRIVFFMQNQGFDPKTCVPDGMSSSGSLAKAKLPEPISALEPYKDRLHIINGLHGRHTSPSHSAFFGALGGYRGSDGVPPSAPTIDYELSKVLPQTLLPHLCIGMDSIENMSTKPTIATLSASGAGQPIFMHSNPNHLYQMLYGGISTGDIRLQHEARSNVLSQIEKMAVNKGMSLPASDQNRYGQFVEGFKEINGLRDRLDTVADHLRKFAPVVDERYTKPEFETDWHDVLLDLGISALTSGITNTLTIGSGRGEIFGAWKGLGIDQQGHNLGHMDQPDNPIWIKIRQYNSRMLVRIMEALESIPEGSGTMMDHTLIVYTSNNADKQHTNGANWPVMLLGNLDGAFKTGCFTQLDGNRPINALYASLLQAAGQNCDRFNMDDKIAGKFDNGVGPLKEVLA